The following are encoded together in the Myxococcales bacterium genome:
- the secG gene encoding preprotein translocase subunit SecG, translating into MAEILKTPITVMHIVACIFLMVVVLLQPGKSGGMGAITGAAAQQVFGGRGAGNILTKISWVTATIFFVTSITLAYLSTSSDDSLAKRNSKNKKSEPAQVDKPPAPASSN; encoded by the coding sequence ATGGCCGAAATCCTCAAGACTCCGATCACCGTCATGCACATCGTTGCGTGCATCTTCCTCATGGTCGTCGTGCTGCTCCAACCGGGCAAGAGCGGCGGGATGGGAGCGATCACCGGCGCAGCTGCGCAGCAGGTCTTCGGCGGCCGCGGTGCCGGCAACATCTTGACCAAGATCAGCTGGGTCACGGCGACCATCTTCTTCGTCACCAGCATCACCCTCGCGTATCTGTCGACCTCGTCCGACGACTCGCTGGCCAAGCGCAACTCGAAGAACAAGAAGAGCGAGCCTGCGCAGGTAGACAAACCCCCGGCGCCGGCGAGCTCGAACTGA
- a CDS encoding sigma-70 family RNA polymerase sigma factor, which produces MTSPLSTLFLESAPAPGFEPPDRERLEIALTDAANRGSAAWPGVSVDAAAFAQFLGERSPAGADPLQTLSELRIEELYLCCACLSGSSAAINELDRRFIADSGRALGRFRNDSQAREEALQHAREKLLTGGADAPPKLAQYSGRGALGGWIRVVVVRTALNTQRAEKRHVPRDDDLLATRIAEDSADPELRVMKAEYADTLAQAVAGAFRRLTSEQRNLLRMYVIDELSLAELGRLHSVDASTISRWLTKIRGRLLEDAQNELLERHALRPSECASVMRLVRSDLHLSIARLLQTEPAGTVEV; this is translated from the coding sequence ATGACGAGCCCCCTATCCACCCTGTTCCTCGAGAGCGCCCCGGCTCCGGGGTTCGAGCCACCCGACCGAGAGCGGCTCGAAATCGCCCTCACCGACGCGGCGAATCGGGGCAGTGCCGCCTGGCCCGGGGTCAGCGTCGATGCGGCGGCGTTTGCGCAGTTTCTTGGCGAGCGGAGCCCAGCCGGAGCGGATCCGCTGCAGACCCTGAGCGAGCTCAGGATCGAAGAGCTGTACCTGTGCTGCGCCTGCCTCAGCGGCTCGAGCGCCGCCATCAACGAGCTGGACCGGCGTTTCATCGCCGATTCCGGCCGAGCCCTCGGACGCTTTCGCAACGACTCACAGGCGCGCGAGGAAGCGCTGCAGCACGCGCGCGAAAAACTCCTGACGGGTGGAGCGGACGCGCCGCCCAAGCTCGCGCAGTACTCCGGCCGCGGCGCGCTCGGCGGTTGGATTCGGGTGGTCGTCGTGCGTACGGCCCTGAACACTCAGCGCGCCGAGAAACGTCACGTACCGCGGGATGACGACCTCCTGGCCACGCGAATTGCCGAGGACTCCGCCGATCCAGAGCTGCGAGTGATGAAGGCGGAGTACGCCGATACCCTGGCACAGGCGGTGGCCGGGGCGTTCCGGCGCTTGACCAGTGAGCAGCGAAATCTGCTGCGTATGTACGTGATTGACGAGCTGTCCCTGGCCGAGCTCGGACGACTGCACTCGGTGGACGCCTCGACCATCTCGCGCTGGCTGACGAAGATCCGCGGCCGCCTGCTCGAAGACGCCCAGAACGAGCTGCTGGAGCGCCATGCGCTGAGGCCTTCGGAGTGCGCCAGCGTGATGCGCCTGGTTCGCAGCGACTTGCACCTCAGCATCGCGCGATTATTGCAAACCGAGCCTGCCGGCACCGTCGAGGTGTGA
- a CDS encoding trypsin-like serine protease, translated as MPIPTFPKLPLIALAVCLVSAASPAAEPQAIYGGGKVKPCGWPTTVALGGCTGTLVHPELVIFAAHCMQGGGAPSKATFGDNENSPAFSVPTKSCSANPKYSGNATYDIAFCRLSKPVTNVSIVPILMGCETQALAPGAQVVAVGFGQANDGLGWGPKREVTMPLNSVKNGEAFIGGGGKDTCYGDSGGPVFIQLSDGSWRVFGITSYGDYCGGGGYYSMMHTNIAWVEQTAGLDLTPCHDNGQWAPTAGCTGFPKSPNVGGSAWSQGCATTDLSGPSSTCGAPYGGGPVGPGGTGGGGPTGGAGGSGSSGGSGGTSFGGGGSAGFGGGGNAGFGGGGSAGFGGGGSAGFGGGNNPGGFGAGSSTGGSSGGGGTSGSSGGGSNIGAPGCSNAPDCNSCASCLDECACATGDTQGCAVACAPYGPSSGAGGQLGGPDAPSTRDNSDVTAGCACGTAGRRGSSERALFIAALGLATLALRRRVDDGNALSPREDP; from the coding sequence ATGCCGATCCCGACCTTCCCGAAACTCCCGCTGATTGCCCTGGCGGTCTGCCTGGTCTCGGCGGCGTCGCCGGCGGCCGAGCCTCAGGCGATCTATGGCGGCGGCAAGGTAAAACCCTGCGGCTGGCCGACGACTGTCGCCCTTGGCGGGTGCACCGGAACCCTGGTGCACCCGGAGCTGGTGATCTTCGCCGCGCACTGCATGCAAGGCGGCGGGGCGCCGAGCAAGGCCACGTTCGGGGACAACGAGAACTCACCTGCGTTTTCGGTGCCGACGAAATCCTGCTCGGCGAACCCGAAGTATTCGGGGAACGCGACCTACGACATCGCGTTTTGCCGGCTCAGCAAGCCGGTAACCAACGTGTCCATCGTTCCCATCTTGATGGGCTGTGAGACTCAAGCGCTGGCGCCTGGCGCACAGGTCGTTGCCGTCGGTTTCGGCCAGGCCAACGACGGGCTCGGTTGGGGGCCAAAGCGCGAGGTCACGATGCCGCTCAACTCCGTCAAGAATGGCGAGGCCTTCATCGGTGGCGGCGGCAAGGACACCTGTTACGGCGACTCCGGCGGCCCTGTGTTCATCCAGCTGTCAGACGGCAGCTGGCGAGTGTTCGGCATCACGTCCTACGGCGATTACTGCGGGGGTGGCGGCTACTACTCGATGATGCACACCAACATCGCTTGGGTGGAGCAGACGGCGGGGCTCGACCTCACACCTTGCCACGACAACGGACAGTGGGCGCCGACGGCGGGCTGCACCGGTTTTCCGAAGTCCCCGAACGTCGGCGGCAGCGCGTGGTCACAAGGCTGCGCTACGACTGACCTGTCGGGTCCGAGCTCGACCTGCGGCGCACCCTACGGCGGGGGACCGGTCGGGCCGGGTGGCACGGGCGGCGGCGGTCCGACGGGTGGCGCCGGAGGCTCGGGTAGCAGCGGCGGCAGCGGCGGCACCAGCTTCGGTGGCGGAGGCAGCGCTGGCTTCGGCGGCGGTGGCAACGCCGGCTTCGGCGGCGGTGGCAGCGCGGGCTTTGGCGGCGGGGGCAGCGCGGGCTTTGGCGGCGGGAACAACCCGGGCGGGTTTGGTGCCGGCTCGAGCACTGGCGGATCGAGCGGCGGCGGAGGCACGAGCGGCTCATCCGGCGGCGGTTCGAACATCGGAGCCCCTGGTTGCTCGAACGCGCCGGACTGCAACTCGTGTGCTTCGTGCCTGGACGAGTGCGCCTGCGCAACGGGCGACACCCAAGGTTGTGCCGTCGCGTGCGCGCCCTACGGCCCGAGTTCCGGCGCCGGTGGCCAGCTCGGGGGGCCGGACGCACCGTCGACGCGCGACAACAGCGACGTCACCGCAGGCTGCGCATGCGGTACCGCCGGGCGCCGAGGGTCGTCGGAACGCGCCCTCTTCATCGCGGCCCTCGGGCTGGCAACGCTGGCTCTGCGACGCAGGGTCGATGACGGAAATGCATTGAGCCCGAGAGAGGATCCATGA
- a CDS encoding glycosyltransferase family 39 protein, with protein MARARTSNASRRDVLLALGAKTCVSGLVIFGGFRALSDDDFSRIVIAQRFAEAPSLDPSGTSWLPLPFWINGAAMLLFGSSVSVARAVAIVLGLASVLSVWLAARWLGASRPGACLGALVAGSFPYSAWLGVAALPELPSAALALLGVAALSRTGRPRLVGALALSLACLCRYEAWPVALVFALYSGRDALRSHDKLYLGATLLALCGPAFWLANGLFRHGSGLFFVKRVSDYRRAIGAGNRDFWDALVAYPSMLLRAEPELVTVAVVGATALLLLGHRAVFERHARAALASGGLLVFLVMGDLRDGAPTHHGERALMTLWLWLAVFAGDSLSSAWRRAAPPARALLIASTGLITAPATAIVRPWFGRRDTFIDRAAELEAGRAAAITAGPNDRLLVDTPDFAFYAVMAGFARPSRVLPFSDHDPRHRDASDPFETPEALRARILAAGATLVLLDSRHHAAAEGIGVVERTFGKYVLVRVAKAGP; from the coding sequence GTGGCCCGAGCGCGCACGTCGAACGCTTCGCGTCGGGACGTCTTGCTGGCGCTCGGCGCGAAAACCTGCGTCTCCGGCCTGGTGATCTTCGGCGGATTTCGCGCGCTATCCGACGACGACTTCTCACGCATCGTCATCGCTCAGCGGTTTGCCGAGGCTCCCAGCCTCGACCCCAGCGGAACCAGCTGGCTGCCCCTGCCGTTCTGGATCAACGGCGCCGCGATGCTGCTCTTCGGTTCGAGTGTGAGCGTCGCACGCGCGGTCGCTATCGTGCTCGGGCTGGCTTCCGTGCTGTCGGTCTGGTTGGCCGCGCGCTGGCTCGGTGCATCCCGCCCCGGCGCGTGTCTCGGTGCGCTCGTGGCTGGGTCGTTTCCCTACTCGGCTTGGCTGGGTGTGGCCGCATTGCCCGAACTTCCGAGCGCAGCGCTCGCGCTGCTCGGAGTCGCGGCGCTCAGCCGGACCGGGCGGCCTCGGCTGGTCGGCGCGCTCGCGTTGTCGTTGGCGTGCCTGTGCCGCTACGAAGCCTGGCCGGTTGCGCTGGTCTTCGCGCTCTACTCGGGGCGCGACGCCCTGCGCTCGCACGACAAACTCTACCTCGGCGCAACGCTGCTCGCGCTTTGCGGACCCGCGTTCTGGCTCGCCAACGGGTTATTTCGACACGGCAGCGGGCTGTTCTTCGTCAAACGAGTCAGCGACTATCGGCGAGCAATCGGCGCGGGCAATCGGGATTTCTGGGATGCGCTCGTCGCCTATCCGTCGATGCTGCTCAGGGCCGAGCCGGAGCTCGTGACGGTCGCAGTCGTGGGTGCGACGGCGCTGCTGTTGCTGGGACACCGTGCCGTGTTCGAGCGCCATGCCCGCGCGGCGCTCGCAAGCGGCGGGCTGCTGGTGTTTCTGGTGATGGGCGATCTACGCGATGGCGCACCGACCCACCACGGCGAGCGGGCGCTCATGACCCTTTGGTTGTGGCTGGCGGTCTTTGCCGGCGACAGCCTCAGCTCGGCTTGGCGGCGCGCTGCACCCCCCGCGCGCGCGTTGCTGATCGCCAGCACCGGCCTGATCACCGCGCCGGCGACCGCCATCGTCCGCCCGTGGTTCGGCAGACGGGACACTTTCATCGACCGCGCCGCGGAGCTCGAGGCGGGGCGCGCAGCGGCCATCACCGCGGGGCCAAACGATCGGCTACTGGTGGACACGCCGGATTTCGCCTTTTATGCAGTCATGGCGGGCTTCGCGCGGCCGAGCCGCGTTCTGCCGTTCTCCGATCACGACCCTCGCCACCGCGACGCGAGCGACCCGTTCGAGACGCCCGAGGCGCTCCGCGCGCGGATTCTCGCAGCCGGCGCGACCCTCGTCCTGCTCGATTCCCGCCACCACGCTGCCGCCGAGGGCATCGGCGTCGTCGAGCGAACGTTTGGCAAGTACGTCCTCGTTCGTGTGGCGAAAGCCGGGCCTTGA
- a CDS encoding protein kinase: MVEDPLGSCLDEDELLALADGSISSEARLNADRHLDACDDCRRVVAALAHAEDVDDDGTPTVPAQRLDVTLPGEFANRYVLLRQMAENSLYIAYVARDTAVDELVGLKWIRQEWAARPDVGARLRATLLRARAIASDNVVRPRECHEADGALLLVEDLVASDDLAGLLRARGIGPDLARDVVMQFLGALSSAHGVGTPHGHLRTENVLIDLAGHVHVADFGLADALHGNVRTHAELCLDDTQTASRLALTLLERCGGGAPALTAILESAIERPDGFPSVVELAAAVHRVQLEHRLPVDRKSAGRDRDWMPTTGAMIANKYRVEGLLGRGGMGAVVTAREAGSDRPVAIKLMPPRATRSRAAVERFLREGRAASAVSSEHVVRVLEVGQSDEGAPFIVMEHLEGATLGRVLKQRGALPIKEALHYVLQTCAAVAECHAMGIVHRDLKPDNIMVLGEPGRDAMVKVLDFGVSKSDWLEQAARVRLTGTADVLGTPTHMSPEQVRSSKSVDARTDIWALGVILYEALTGSPPFIADNLPALCAAIVSDDPRPPRELRPDLPRGLEAVILHCLDKHPDARPFSVRSLAEMLAPFAGEGGLVALDKVRAIAEASVPRISSIPPPPRLTPIPPPSVTFASADAPAPDRARPSDESLVNITDTASFRREVSTRRRAVGVFAALVVGFSALMIFLIATDDEGAVPEGPSLAPSATGRRPAPAEIADLPEEDPTPTLAPKSTHDAGAAPRRRRRPPGNPLDTRF, from the coding sequence ATGGTGGAAGATCCGCTCGGCAGCTGCCTCGACGAAGACGAGCTGCTGGCACTCGCGGACGGGAGTATTTCCTCCGAAGCACGGCTGAACGCCGACCGTCACCTGGACGCCTGTGACGACTGTCGCAGGGTGGTCGCCGCGCTCGCCCACGCCGAGGACGTCGACGACGACGGAACGCCGACCGTGCCGGCGCAGCGCCTCGACGTGACACTGCCCGGCGAATTTGCGAACCGCTACGTGCTCCTGCGCCAAATGGCGGAAAATTCCCTCTACATCGCCTACGTCGCCCGGGACACGGCGGTCGACGAGCTCGTCGGTCTGAAGTGGATCCGACAAGAATGGGCCGCACGCCCGGACGTGGGGGCGCGCCTTCGGGCCACACTGCTCCGGGCCCGAGCGATCGCGAGCGACAACGTGGTTCGCCCGCGAGAGTGCCACGAGGCGGACGGCGCGCTGCTGCTCGTGGAAGATCTGGTTGCGAGCGACGACCTGGCTGGCCTGCTGCGCGCCCGCGGCATTGGGCCCGACTTGGCGCGGGACGTGGTCATGCAGTTTCTCGGTGCGCTCTCCAGCGCCCATGGGGTCGGCACTCCGCATGGTCACCTGCGGACAGAGAACGTGCTGATCGACTTGGCCGGTCACGTGCACGTCGCTGACTTCGGACTGGCTGACGCGCTGCACGGCAACGTCCGAACCCACGCAGAGCTCTGCTTGGACGACACTCAGACCGCGAGTCGGCTCGCACTGACCTTGCTCGAGCGTTGCGGCGGTGGAGCCCCGGCCCTCACCGCGATCTTGGAGAGCGCCATCGAGCGCCCGGACGGTTTCCCATCGGTGGTCGAGCTCGCGGCCGCCGTCCACCGCGTGCAACTCGAGCACCGGCTTCCGGTCGATCGCAAGAGCGCGGGACGTGATCGCGACTGGATGCCGACCACAGGCGCAATGATCGCCAACAAATACCGCGTCGAGGGCCTGCTCGGTCGCGGCGGCATGGGGGCCGTGGTGACGGCGCGCGAGGCCGGCTCCGACCGGCCCGTCGCCATCAAGCTGATGCCGCCTCGGGCCACGCGCAGCCGAGCGGCGGTGGAGCGCTTCCTGAGAGAGGGCCGCGCGGCCTCTGCAGTCTCGAGTGAACACGTGGTGCGGGTGCTGGAGGTCGGTCAGAGCGACGAGGGTGCGCCGTTCATCGTGATGGAGCACCTCGAGGGGGCAACGCTGGGGCGCGTGCTCAAGCAACGGGGCGCATTACCGATCAAAGAGGCGCTGCACTACGTGCTCCAGACTTGCGCCGCGGTCGCCGAATGCCACGCCATGGGCATCGTGCACCGCGATCTGAAGCCTGACAACATCATGGTGCTCGGGGAGCCCGGTCGCGACGCCATGGTGAAGGTGCTCGACTTCGGGGTTTCGAAGTCGGACTGGCTGGAGCAAGCCGCCCGGGTCCGGTTGACCGGCACCGCCGACGTGCTCGGCACCCCGACTCACATGTCGCCGGAGCAAGTGCGCAGCTCGAAGAGCGTCGATGCTCGGACGGATATCTGGGCGCTCGGCGTGATCTTGTACGAGGCGCTCACGGGCAGCCCGCCGTTCATTGCCGACAACCTGCCCGCGCTCTGCGCCGCCATCGTGAGTGACGATCCGCGGCCCCCTCGAGAGCTGCGCCCAGATCTGCCTCGAGGTCTCGAGGCGGTGATCCTGCATTGTTTGGACAAACACCCGGACGCGCGCCCGTTCAGCGTGCGGTCCCTGGCGGAGATGCTCGCACCCTTCGCCGGCGAAGGCGGGCTCGTGGCCCTCGACAAGGTCCGAGCGATCGCCGAAGCCAGCGTCCCCCGGATTTCTTCCATACCCCCGCCACCTCGCCTGACACCGATCCCACCACCCTCGGTGACCTTCGCGTCGGCGGACGCACCTGCGCCCGATCGGGCCCGTCCCTCGGACGAGAGCCTGGTGAACATCACCGATACGGCATCGTTCCGCCGCGAAGTGTCGACCCGACGACGAGCTGTCGGGGTCTTTGCAGCGTTGGTCGTGGGATTCAGTGCGCTGATGATCTTCCTCATCGCCACCGACGACGAGGGCGCCGTGCCCGAGGGCCCTTCCCTGGCCCCGAGCGCGACGGGGCGCCGGCCAGCGCCTGCCGAGATTGCCGACCTTCCCGAGGAAGACCCGACGCCGACGCTGGCGCCGAAATCGACGCACGACGCCGGAGCCGCCCCGAGGCGCAGGCGCCGGCCCCCGGGAAACCCCCTCGATACCCGCTTCTGA
- a CDS encoding triose-phosphate isomerase, with translation MHRTPIIAGNWKMYKGGGAGPQLARAVVEACGDMAGVNVVLAPPFTVLAAVVQAVQGTRVEVAGQNLHAKSEGAFTGEVSAPMLLEAGCKWVIIGHSERRQLFGETDESVREKTVAAMAAGLRPIVCVGETLAERDAGRTLEVVHRQLDAVKSVLAERPGFATLAYEPVWAIGTGKVAGPEQAQEVHQALRQRLHETGANLARDTHILYGGSVKPDNASGLLSCPDVDGALVGGAALDAGSFSKIVEACPSRI, from the coding sequence ATGCACCGCACACCGATCATCGCCGGCAACTGGAAAATGTACAAAGGCGGCGGCGCAGGCCCGCAGCTCGCGCGGGCGGTCGTGGAAGCCTGCGGCGACATGGCGGGCGTGAACGTCGTCTTGGCGCCCCCGTTCACGGTGCTGGCAGCGGTCGTTCAGGCCGTGCAGGGCACGCGCGTCGAGGTGGCAGGGCAGAACCTGCACGCCAAGTCGGAGGGTGCCTTCACGGGCGAGGTGAGCGCCCCTATGCTGCTCGAGGCGGGTTGCAAGTGGGTAATCATCGGGCACAGCGAGCGACGCCAGTTGTTCGGCGAGACGGATGAGAGTGTGCGTGAAAAGACCGTTGCTGCCATGGCAGCCGGACTGCGGCCCATCGTCTGCGTGGGCGAGACACTGGCGGAACGCGACGCCGGTCGCACGCTCGAGGTGGTTCATCGCCAGCTCGACGCGGTGAAGAGTGTGCTCGCGGAGCGCCCGGGGTTTGCCACCCTCGCCTACGAGCCCGTGTGGGCGATTGGCACCGGCAAGGTCGCGGGCCCTGAACAGGCCCAAGAGGTCCACCAGGCGCTGCGTCAGCGCCTGCACGAGACCGGCGCCAACCTGGCGCGTGACACCCACATTCTCTACGGCGGTAGCGTGAAGCCCGACAACGCCTCGGGGCTGCTCTCCTGTCCGGACGTCGACGGCGCACTCGTCGGCGGAGCCGCGCTCGATGCGGGCTCATTCTCCAAAATCGTCGAGGCTTGTCCGTCGAGAATCTGA